One Helicoverpa zea isolate HzStark_Cry1AcR chromosome 20, ilHelZeax1.1, whole genome shotgun sequence genomic region harbors:
- the LOC124640189 gene encoding uncharacterized protein LOC124640189 — MDKICDTCSERMSDGVYCTVCCMTMHFQCAGITEAGYRKLGDRKLTWRCNKCRLSGTSHQPVSPAPKSPIAESAVLLEIRALSEKLTPLESLKDEVSTMRKEFADLKSSLSKQFDEIINKLEDKLRVMEQRVVKVECIKEDVEKLQERLMKLEDESEDRDQWSRMNNIEIKGITQQNNENLLEIVVKIGSKINYPISKTQINFVSRVPTREKDRTKPIIVCFCNRYVKEDFIAAARLEAKTSPLTNSVFGLSGNQKVYINDHLTIKNKLLLSQTKKSAAAANFQYVWIKHAKIHARKTETSPVIIIKSEKDLTKIV, encoded by the coding sequence ATGGATAAAATTTGCGATACCTGTAGTGAACGGATGTCGGATGGAGTATACTGCACTGTATGCTGTATGACAATGCACTTTCAATGCGCGGGAATTACTGAAGCTGGTTATCGGAAATTGGGGGACAGAAAGCTTACCTGGCGTTGCAACAAATGTAGGCTATCCGGCACGTCCCATCAACCAGTATCGCCTGCACCAAAATCACCAATCGCAGAATCAGCAGTATTACTGGAAATACGAGCGCTGTCTGAAAAGCTGACTCCGTTGGAGAGTCTAAAGGACGAAGTCTCAACAATGAGGAAGGAATTCGCTGATTTAAAATCATCACTTAGTAAGCAATTTGATgagattataaataaactagaaGATAAGTTAAGGGTAATGGAGCAACGTGTTGTTAAGGTGGAGTGTATAAAAGAAGACGTGGAGAAGCTTCAAGAACGTTTGATGAAACTGGAGGACGAATCCGAGGACAGAGACCAGTGGTCACGAATgaataatatagaaataaaaggAATAACGCAGCAAAACAATGAAAATCTGTTGGAGATAGTCGTAAAAATTGGCTCAAAAATTAACTACCCAATCTCAAAAACCCAAATAAATTTTGTATCAAGAGTACCAACACGCGAGAAGGACCGTACTAAACCAATAATAGTTTGTTTCTGTAACCGATACGTAAAGGAGGACTTCATTGCCGCCGCTAGACTGGAGGCCAAAACGTCTCCTTTGACAAACAGTGTCTTTGGATTATCCGGTAATCAAAAGGTATACATTAACGACCATCttaccattaaaaataaattgttactgTCCCAAACCAAGAAGTCGGCTGCTGCAGCAAATTTTCAATATGTGTGGATAAAACACGCGAAAATACATGCACGAAAAACGGAGACAAGTccagttattattataaaatcagAAAAGGATTTAACAAAAATAGtgtaa
- the LOC124640164 gene encoding insecticyanin-B-like, with the protein MLAQCLVLALAVFRVQGAMMNMSCPDVTPRELDWKALDGIWYLTAIATEDMVVQGDCATVLFDHQNTTDVSISWITNNTVTYYNGSVALIPDPNSNSTGDLLLVTYDDDKTETYSFLDVNYEHYAVIFACYNNDDGNSSTYEIWKLTRTPHLKDTDAEKLDKAIANYSLQDTQFFTFNNTEDTCRVNSGHQLDTSTLVMTSAAALALFRRFY; encoded by the exons ATGTTGGCCCAATGTTTGGTGTTGGCTTTAGCAGTGTTCAGGGTGCAAGGTGCCATGATGAATATGAGCTGTCCTGATGTGACTCCAAGGGAATTGGATTGGAAAgcg CTGGACGGCATCTGGTACCTCACAGCCATTGCCACCGAAGACATGGTGGTCCAAGGCGACTGCGCCACCGTCCTATTCGACCATCAGAATACCACCGACGTCTCCATCAGTTGGATCACCAACAATACTGTGACGTATTACAACGGGTCTGTTGCTCTGATACCGGATCCCAACAGCAATAGTACTGGGGATCTATTGCTTGTTACTTATGATG ATGACAAGACTGAGACCTACTCGTTCTTGGACGTGAATTACGAACACTATGCCGTCATCTTCGCTTGCTACAATAATGACGATGGAAACAGCAGTACTT ATGAAATATGGAAGCTAACCCGTACGCCGCATCTGAAAGACACAGACGCCGAAAAACTCGACAAGGCAATTGCAAACTACAGCCTACAGGACACACAGTTTTTCACCTTTAACAACACAGAGGATACTTGCAGGGTTAACAGTGGACATCAGCTTGACACTTCAACCCTTGTGATGACGTCTGCAGCTGCGCTTGCGCTCTTTAGAAGGTTTTACTAA